Proteins from a genomic interval of uncultured Desulfuromusa sp.:
- a CDS encoding ferritin, which produces MLTQKLVDAINDQIQYEYYSAFIYKAMQAYFESEDLPGMANWMDIQFQEEMSHAEKMFQFVCETGGRVMMQSMETPHNDYSSPLHVFEEALRHEQIVTSRINDLMDLAQQEKNHAAQIFLQWFVTEQVEEEANASHIIAKLKRVQEDGRGLMMIDQELAKRVFIPIPTEA; this is translated from the coding sequence ATGCTGACTCAAAAACTTGTCGACGCAATTAATGATCAAATCCAGTATGAGTACTACTCAGCTTTTATCTACAAAGCAATGCAGGCATACTTTGAATCCGAGGATCTCCCCGGCATGGCGAACTGGATGGATATTCAATTTCAGGAAGAGATGTCCCACGCCGAAAAAATGTTTCAATTTGTCTGCGAAACAGGGGGTCGCGTTATGATGCAGTCAATGGAAACACCGCATAACGATTACAGTTCACCTCTGCACGTATTTGAAGAAGCACTCAGGCATGAACAGATCGTCACCTCTAGAATCAACGACCTGATGGATCTGGCACAACAGGAAAAAAACCATGCGGCACAAATTTTTCTCCAATGGTTTGTAACTGAACAGGTGGAAGAAGAAGCAAATGCCAGCCATATTATAGCAAAATTAAAAAGAGTTCAGGAAGATGGTCGAGGTTTGATGATGATTGATCAGGAACTGGCAAAGCGGGTTTTTATCCCCATTCCGACTGAGGCATAG